GTTGCCCCACACGTTCGCCACCGCCCACACGCCTACGGTGGCCAGCCCCGGCCGGACGAGCGGCACCACGATGTGCCGCATGATCTGCAGCGGGCTGGCGCCGAAGACCCGCGCCGACTCCTCGTACGAGGTGGGCGTGGCGTCCATGAAGTCCTTGAGGATGAAGATCGCCGCCGGCAGCAGGCCGCCGGTGAGGATCAGGATGACCCCGAGCCGCGAGTCGATCAGGTGGACCCGGACGGCCAGTTCGAACAGCGGCACCATGGTGGCCGTGCCGGTCACGATCGACGACAGCAGCAGCAGCCCGTAGAGCAGCGCGTCGCGGCCCGGCACCCGGACCCGGCTCAGCGCGTACGCGGCCAGGGCGGCGAACGCCACCACCAGCGCGGCGGTGCCGCCGGCCAGCCAGACCGAGTTGACCAGCGAGGGCAGTGCGTACGGGTTGTCCAGCAAGGCCCGGAAGTTGGCGAGGGTGAAGTCCGGTAGCGAGGTGCCGATCGTCGGGGTGTCGTCGAACGGCGCGGTGGCCAGCCAGAGCAGCGGCAGGGCGAAGAAGGCGAGCACCAGGCAGAGGAAGACGTACCGGCCGATCCGGGCCAGCAGGTGCCGCACGGCGGCCGTCGACCTGTCGTCGGTCCCGGTGCCCTCCGCCGTCGTGGTCACGGTGCTCATGCCCGCTCCTTCCGCCGGCCCAGCAGGCGCAGGTAGACCAGCGCGATCACCAGGTTGATCAGCAGCATGATGAACGAGATGGCCGCGCCGAAGCCCAGCTCGCCGCCGGAGAGCGCCACCTTGTAGACGTAGACCGCCAGGATCTCGGAACGCTGCTCGGGACCACCGGCGGTGATCAGGAACGGCGTGAAGTCGTTGAACGTCCAGAGGCTGATCAGCAGCAGGTTGGTCAGCACGTGGCCGCGGATCCGGGGGAACACCACGTCGCGCAGCTGCTGCCAGGTGGACGCGCCGGCCAGCCGGGCGGTCTCCAGGTGCGACCGGGGCACGTTCTCCAGCGCGGCGGCGTAGAGCATCATCGAGAACGCGGTGCCCCGCCAGGTGTTGAAGATTATGATCGACAGCATCGGGTGGTCGAGCAGCCAGGCCATGCCGGGCGTGCCGAGCAGTACGTTGAGCGTGCCGGCGTCCCGGTCGAGCAGAGCGATCCAGAGGAACGCGACGACCGAACTGGGCAGGATCCAGGACAGCAGGATGAACGCCTCGACCACCCGGCGCAGCGGGCCCCGCCGGTCGCGCAGCGCGAAGGCGATGGCGAAGCCGAGGCCGGCCTGGCCGATCACCGCCGAGCCGAGCACGAACTGCAGGGTCAGCAGCAGTGATGTGCGGAACCGTTCGTCACCGAGGGCGGCGGTGTAGTTGTCCAGGCCGACGATCTCCGGGTTGGCCGCGGCCAGCCCGGTGAGCCGGTAGTTGGTGACGCCCAAATAGATCGTCCAGGCGGCCGGGACCACGAGGAAGACCAGGATCAGCACCATGCTCGGGACGAGGAACCCGGCGGCGCGGGCCCGGCCCAGCCCGGCGGCGTCGGGGGCGGGGGAGGCGCCTGGGACCGGGCGCTCTCCCCCGACCGTCTCGTCAGGACGAGACGTTACCTGGACCACCGACGATCCCTTCGACCTTCTTCTGGTACGCCGCAGCCGCCTCGTCGGCGCTCTTGCCCGACGTCGCGGCGGCGGTCGCCTCCTGCAGCGCCACCGACACCTGCGGGTAGACCGCCAGCGGCGGCCGGTAGGCGGTCAGCGGCAGCACCTTCTCGGCGACGAAGTTCAGCATCGGGTCGCCGGCGAGCACCTCCTTGTTGACGTCCATTCGGGAGGTGATCCGCGCATCGCCGGCGAGCTGGGCCTTGGTGGCCTCGGCCGAGTGCATGAACGCGAGCAGTTCGAAGGCCTGCGACGGGTACTTCGAGTGGGGGTTCAGCACGTCGACGCCGCCGCCGGACATGCTCACGAAGTCCTGCCCCCGGATGCCCGCGCCGGGCTGCTTGGCCGGGATCATC
The window above is part of the Micromonospora inositola genome. Proteins encoded here:
- a CDS encoding carbohydrate ABC transporter permease; this encodes MVQVTSRPDETVGGERPVPGASPAPDAAGLGRARAAGFLVPSMVLILVFLVVPAAWTIYLGVTNYRLTGLAAANPEIVGLDNYTAALGDERFRTSLLLTLQFVLGSAVIGQAGLGFAIAFALRDRRGPLRRVVEAFILLSWILPSSVVAFLWIALLDRDAGTLNVLLGTPGMAWLLDHPMLSIIIFNTWRGTAFSMMLYAAALENVPRSHLETARLAGASTWQQLRDVVFPRIRGHVLTNLLLISLWTFNDFTPFLITAGGPEQRSEILAVYVYKVALSGGELGFGAAISFIMLLINLVIALVYLRLLGRRKERA
- a CDS encoding carbohydrate ABC transporter permease, encoding MSTVTTTAEGTGTDDRSTAAVRHLLARIGRYVFLCLVLAFFALPLLWLATAPFDDTPTIGTSLPDFTLANFRALLDNPYALPSLVNSVWLAGGTAALVVAFAALAAYALSRVRVPGRDALLYGLLLLSSIVTGTATMVPLFELAVRVHLIDSRLGVILILTGGLLPAAIFILKDFMDATPTSYEESARVFGASPLQIMRHIVVPLVRPGLATVGVWAVANVWGNFLVPFLLLGPDKRPAAVIMYTLYTEGGQADLRLLSTFSLLYSLPVALMFVFVSSRYGFRFHGGIKR